A DNA window from Candidatus Saccharibacteria bacterium oral taxon 955 contains the following coding sequences:
- a CDS encoding FtsX-like permease family protein: MSFIQRAWLYITRKKLKTLILLAILLCMSTIMLSGFAIKHSTDAAAQSLDKTLKAGFTLGNNPRTNPGTARGSGTVSNKDIDAVKNLEGVTDYVKRQNATVDFINTKLVPLPSGGSGYDAEKDKQFGNAATIIGVNKSESEKKFRAESLKLIAGRHITENDSRKILVHEDFAKANNLKLGSKIKLRANQYDTDNEHPSKDEVEVEIVGIFNGKNPKQATYQVELFENLFLTDLATTRRLNAYNEQNEIYQDATFFTKGTKQLDEVMARANKLPVNWQKYQLNKNSQELAGVTGAVNGVYGLIDGMLWATALVSVAVIGMVLYLWMNERKREAGVLLATGVPQSKIVLQYIAELVMIAVLSFGASYFTAGLIAQQMGDHVVSQAAQNATRQAGSSLNGASLGADADSVTSSRTLEKVTVGVQPTDLLAVWSAGLAVIIIAVLLASRPITQSTPKELLTEVD; the protein is encoded by the coding sequence ATGTCATTTATACAACGTGCCTGGTTGTATATCACCAGGAAAAAACTCAAAACGCTGATTTTGCTGGCGATTTTGCTGTGTATGTCGACGATTATGCTGAGTGGATTTGCCATCAAGCATTCGACCGACGCGGCAGCGCAGTCGCTAGACAAAACGCTCAAGGCCGGCTTCACGCTGGGCAATAATCCGCGCACCAATCCGGGAACAGCCCGCGGTTCGGGAACGGTATCAAACAAAGACATCGACGCAGTGAAGAACCTGGAGGGCGTGACGGACTATGTCAAGCGCCAGAACGCCACGGTCGACTTCATCAATACCAAGCTTGTGCCGTTACCAAGCGGCGGCAGCGGCTATGATGCCGAGAAAGACAAACAATTTGGCAACGCCGCTACCATCATCGGTGTTAATAAATCTGAGTCCGAGAAAAAGTTCCGGGCTGAGTCGCTCAAGCTCATCGCTGGCCGGCACATCACCGAGAACGATTCTCGCAAGATTTTGGTGCACGAAGATTTTGCCAAGGCCAACAACCTGAAGCTTGGCAGCAAAATTAAGTTAAGGGCCAATCAATACGACACCGACAACGAACATCCATCCAAGGACGAGGTAGAAGTGGAAATCGTCGGTATATTTAACGGCAAGAACCCAAAGCAGGCGACGTACCAGGTGGAACTGTTCGAGAATTTATTCCTGACTGACCTCGCGACGACCCGCCGGTTGAACGCGTATAACGAGCAAAATGAGATTTATCAGGACGCTACGTTCTTTACCAAGGGCACCAAACAGTTGGATGAGGTGATGGCGCGGGCAAATAAATTGCCAGTCAATTGGCAAAAGTATCAATTGAATAAGAATAGCCAGGAACTGGCTGGCGTGACTGGCGCGGTGAACGGCGTGTACGGCCTGATCGACGGCATGTTGTGGGCGACGGCGCTGGTCAGTGTCGCGGTGATCGGCATGGTGCTGTACTTGTGGATGAATGAACGCAAGCGCGAGGCGGGCGTACTCTTGGCGACGGGTGTGCCGCAGTCAAAGATTGTGTTGCAATATATCGCTGAGCTGGTGATGATCGCGGTGCTGAGCTTCGGCGCGTCGTACTTTACCGCAGGGCTGATTGCTCAACAGATGGGTGATCACGTGGTGTCGCAGGCGGCACAGAATGCCACGCGTCAAGCTGGCAGTTCCCTCAACGGTGCATCGCTCGGTGCTGACGCTGACTCGGTGACGTCATCGCGCACGCTAGAAAAGGTGACGGTTGGTGTACAACCGACGGATCTGCTGGCAGTGTGGAGCGCTGGACTGGCGGTGATTATCATTGCGGTGCTGCTGGCTTCGCGGCCGATTACTCAGTCAACGCCAAAAGAATTACTAACTGAAGTGGACTAG
- a CDS encoding FtsX-like permease family protein — translation MMTIIKRAWTAVTRKRRRSLTIALIMTLIFTLLIGTLTVQQTMAQLKQSVERNIRAGFSIANKQPSGGVPMEIAQRVQHLDKVKAHNFQSETTAELPGKQLIDTAGSGVQLDSNVAGEAKVTGATQSDLLSEFIGRFYQLEQGKHLTEHDQNAALVHKTFAEKNNIKPGDKLDITKDGRRVTVTVMGIFSGKGEKPAVLQSDMAENHLITNLAAAQQLTGSQQLTRATYFAENPHQLKSLTDRAKSLPNVDWQKFSLTDNGAVFAGVLQNIAGIQNILTIATIGAAAAGLAVLSLVLVFWVRGRLHEIGILLSIGTSKRQVIGQFLAELAIIAAVSSVFALGVGSVVSSQISTALTAQTDQSQRVEKTVVQAAPPATYLQALAFGYMVVLLSAIAATAPVMRQSPKQILAKLS, via the coding sequence ATGATGACGATTATCAAACGAGCCTGGACGGCTGTGACGCGCAAGCGGCGTCGCAGCCTGACCATCGCCCTGATTATGACGCTGATTTTCACGCTGCTAATCGGCACGCTGACAGTGCAGCAGACGATGGCGCAGCTGAAGCAATCGGTCGAGCGAAACATCCGCGCCGGCTTTAGTATCGCTAACAAGCAACCGTCGGGCGGGGTGCCGATGGAGATAGCACAGCGAGTGCAGCACCTGGACAAGGTCAAAGCACACAATTTCCAATCAGAGACTACCGCGGAACTGCCAGGCAAACAGTTGATCGACACGGCAGGCAGCGGTGTGCAGCTGGACTCTAACGTGGCTGGCGAGGCGAAGGTGACGGGCGCAACACAGAGTGATTTGCTGAGCGAATTTATTGGTCGATTCTACCAACTAGAGCAGGGCAAGCATTTGACCGAGCACGATCAAAACGCGGCGCTGGTTCACAAAACGTTCGCCGAAAAAAATAATATCAAGCCAGGCGACAAGCTGGACATTACCAAAGACGGCCGGCGCGTGACGGTGACTGTCATGGGTATCTTCAGCGGTAAAGGCGAAAAGCCGGCGGTCTTGCAGTCCGACATGGCAGAGAATCATCTCATCACCAACTTAGCTGCGGCGCAGCAGCTGACAGGTAGCCAGCAGCTGACACGAGCAACGTATTTCGCAGAAAATCCACATCAGCTGAAGTCGTTAACGGACCGCGCTAAAAGCCTACCAAACGTTGATTGGCAAAAATTTAGCCTAACCGACAACGGGGCCGTGTTTGCCGGGGTTCTCCAAAACATCGCTGGCATTCAAAACATCTTGACGATTGCCACCATCGGTGCAGCCGCCGCAGGATTGGCGGTGTTGTCACTGGTGCTGGTGTTCTGGGTGCGTGGCCGCTTGCATGAAATTGGCATCTTGCTGTCCATCGGCACGTCAAAGCGGCAGGTTATCGGACAGTTCTTGGCGGAGCTCGCCATCATTGCCGCAGTCAGTTCGGTATTCGCGCTCGGTGTCGGTTCGGTTGTCTCGTCGCAGATTTCTACCGCCCTCACAGCGCAAACCGACCAAAGCCAGCGCGTAGAAAAAACCGTGGTGCAAGCCGCGCCACCGGCGACCTACTTGCAGGCTCTCGCCTTCGGCTACATGGTCGTTCTGCTGTCAGCTATCGCTGCCACCGCGCCAGTCATGCGCCAATCACCAAAGCAAATTTTAGCAAAATTAAGTTAG